The following coding sequences lie in one Homalodisca vitripennis isolate AUS2020 chromosome X, UT_GWSS_2.1, whole genome shotgun sequence genomic window:
- the LOC124368522 gene encoding fas apoptotic inhibitory molecule 1, with amino-acid sequence MFLSIVARPSLVPLTLPQVSAVLSEAMSGDMVAVWEVPMPDGIHRVEFQHGTASGKRVIIVDDKEVLRRDWMFRLVGEEVFHLGNTRCTIRVDPSGGFAYEYSLLVDGMSLPKFIEAKSKTCCTWLVQLPDNMYRVVLDKETLDVWANGEKLEVAGEFVEDGTETHFNLGSVPALIKAVTSCNKREGLIYSLIVNNKIIPPAED; translated from the exons ATGTTCCTGTCAATTGTTGCTCGACCATCCCTGGTTCCTTTAACGCTGCCACAAGTGTCTGCAGTATTATCG GAAGCGATGAGTGGCGATATGGTAGCAGTCTGGGAAGTGCCTATGCCCGACGGAATACATAGAGTGGAATTTCAGCATGGCACTGCAAGTGGAAAACGAGTCATAATCGTAGACGATAAG GAGGTGTTAAGGAGAGATTGGATGTTTCGTCTGGTTGGCGAGGAAGTGTTTCACTTGGGCAACACCAGATGTACAATACGTGTGGATCCCAGTGGAGGATTCGCTTATGAATACTCACTGCTAGTCGACGGCATGAGTTTACCAAAGTTTATAGAAGCCAAGTCCAAGACATGCTGCACATGGCTTGTTCAACTGCCTGACAACATGTATAGAGTAGTACTTG aTAAAGAAACACTCGATGTCTGGGCAAATGGGGAAAAGCTTGAAGTAGCT gGTGAGTTTGTGGAGGATGGGACAGAAACCCACTTTAATTTGGGTTCAGTTCCAGCTCTCATCAAAGCTGTGACCAGTTGTAACAAACGAGAGGGCCTTATTTACTCACttattgttaacaataaaataattcctCCTGCTGAAGATTAG